The candidate division WOR-3 bacterium DNA window CCAAATATTCACAACTTGGGAGAGTTTACCTTCTGTTCCCTTGGGCACAAAAGCAATTAAAGATGGCGGATGTCTTGTTGCAGATACCACAAAAATTTATGCTTTGAAAGGAAATAATACGCGTGAATTCTATGCTTATAATCCTAAAACCAGAATTTGGCAACCAAAGAGTTCCATACCTTATAGTCCATTTAATACAAAGAATGTGAAAAAAGGTGGCGCAATGACTTATGGTGAAGATGCTTTAGGTAATAAAGTAATCTATGTCTTAAAAGGAAACAATACTTATGAAATGTGGCGTTATTATATTGAGGGTGACTCCTGGCAGTTGATAACAGGTATGTTAGGACAAGCAGTTAAAGCCGGCTCAAGCATCGCTTATGCCGTAACTGCTAATGATAGTAAATATGTCTATTGTCTCAAAGGTTCCAACAAGAACTATGAATTTTTAGCCTACGATGTCTCTCAAAACCGCTGGACATACCGTAAAAATGCACCTGCTGGGTCAGATGGAAAAAGATTTAATGATGGCAGTGGTATTGTTGCAGTCGGTGAGACAATTTATGCCTTAAAAGGTGGTGCCAAATATAATGAGTTCTACTGTTACGATATTAGAGCAAATGATTGGTTTGAGATTGAAAGTTTACCCCAAAATCATCCTGCAATAGGACGAAGAAAGAAAGTAAAATCAGGTGGAGCAATAACCTTCGATGGTGCTAATCGACTTTATGTTATTAAAGGTGGTGGAACACAAGAGTTTTGGTGTTATGAAATCAATCACCACAGATGGATACCATTAGAAACAATACCTAAGGGTAAATCAGGTATAAAAGGTGGCATCAAAAGTGGTGGCAGTTTAACTGCATTAGCCGGCAAGATTTATTGTCTAAAAGGTAATAACACTTATGAATTTTGGCGATATAATCCAGAAGAAATATCAAATATCAAATATCAAATATCAAATATTTCCCAAGGAATACAAAGCCCCTCAACAGGAATATTCAATTTCAATCTTGATGTCAACCCAAATCCTTTGATTAGACTGGCAACAATTAGATACTCGGTGTCAACTGCCAGTAAAGTCTCAATTAAACTCTATGATGCAACAGGAAGATTAGTTGAAACGCTTTTAGACGATAATCTCAACGCTGGAATTTATACAACAACCATCCCAACAAGCCGTCTGGCAAAAGGTGTCTATTTCTTAAGGTATCAGGATAATTCAAATCAGAAACAAATAAAATTAATAGTCACAAATAGATGAAAATTCAGAGTACGATTACCGCGATCACAAAGTTATTGTTTCCATCTGTAAGTAATCGTTGTAATCAATAATGGTGCTAAACGATAAATTAGATGATAATAAAACTAATCTCAAATGATGCTCATTTTCCTATATCAAAGTATGATTACAGCATTTATTGATGTAAATCTATTGACTGAGGGTCATTTTTAGATAAAATCTACACAATGGAAAAGTTATGTTTTATTTTTCCCGGACAGGGTTCACAATATGTTGGGATGGGTAAAGATTTGTATGATTCATTTAATCGGGCAAAAGAACTTTACGACACAGCCGAAGATATTTTACAACTTAATATAAAAAAATTATCTTTTGAAGGCCCGGCTGAATCTTTACAAAAGACGATTTTTACCCAACCGGCAATTTTAGTCCACTCAATTGTTTGTTTTGAAATCTTAAAAGATTTAGGTGTAGAACCTCATTTAGCCTGTGGTCATAGTTTAGGCGAATATACCGCTTTATACAGTGCTGGCGTTTTAAGTTTCGAGTCAGTCCTCAAATTAGTAAAGAAAAGAGGCGAATTGATGTTTCAAGAAGGTGAAAGAAAACCCGGGACAATGGCAGCAATACTTGGTCTTGCTGATGATGTAGTGACGGAATTATGTAACGATACTCTCGGAATAGTTGTGCCGGCAAATTTTAATGCGCCAGGCCAGATAGTTATTTCAGGTGAACCTGAGGCTGTAAAACAAGTTTGTGAAATGGCAACACAGAAAGGTGCCTTAAAAACAATTATGCTACCTGTGAGCGGTGCTTTCCATTCACCATTATTAGAGGAGTCAGCCGAGAATTTTAAGGAATATTTAAAATCATTTGAGTTTTATCCGCCTAAATTTCCGATTATTCCCAATCGCACAGGAACTGTTACAGATAAAATCGAAGAGATTCGCCAAGCCTTGGAAGAACAATTGATAAATCCGGTATTATGGACCAAATCAATCCAAAGTGCCCAAACCCTTGGATTTACTACATTCCTTGAAGTTGGTCCAGGTCGTGTGTTGTCCGGTTTAGTAAAAAGGATTGATAAAACATTAAAGGTAATGAATATTGGCACCGCAGAAGAATTAAATAACTTTAACTTGAAGTAATTTATTAAAAAAGGAAGATTTGAGTTAACTATGCGATTAAACTTGAGCACCTTAAAACTAAAAGCATTACTTATTTATTTTTAGTATAAGGAGCGTTATGGATAAATTGATACCTTTATTTATGGCAATACCAATTGGTAGTGCTTTTATAATTTATTTAATCGGTTCTATATTAAAAGCACGAAGTCGACGATTTGCTGATATCTGGTCATTACTTGCAGTTCTTATATTGCTTTTGTTTTCGATTTATTTCTTATTTCAAGCTTCATTTCGTTCTCCAATCCTTTTCTTTATGGGCTCTTGGCGGCCACCGATTGGCATTACACTTGTGCTGGATGGCCTTTCGTGTTTTATTCTTTTAATTATTAATTTTATTGCGCTGATGGCAGTTTTGTTCTCCATTGATTATATGGAAAAATTTACCGCCAAATATAAATTTTATGCCTTACTAATGCTTTTAATTGGTGGGATGAATGGGATTGCAATGACTGGTGATTTATTCAATTTCTATGTTTTTTTAGAAATCTCGGCAATTGCTTCGTATGTCTTGGTTAGTTTTGGCGTGGATTCAATGGAATTGGAAGCAGCATTTAAGTATATGGTCTTAGCCAGTATCGGCTCAATTTTTATTTTGTTGAGTATTGCCTTATTATATGCCCGGACTGGCACCTTAAATATGGCTGATATTAGCCAAACACTTGCCAATAATCCTAATGCTCCATTTCTCATATTAATTTCCGTGCTTTTTATTATTGGTTTTGGACTCAAAGCAGCTTTAGTGCCATTTCATGCTTGGCTTCCTGATGCCCATCCTTCAGCACCAGCACCAATTTCCGCTATGCTCTCTGGAGTAGTGATAAAAGTCCTCGGTGCTTATGGTTTAGTGAGAATATTTTATAATGTGCTTGGTATGTCTCATAGTGTTTCGTTAATCATATTAATCTTATCCGGGCTTTCCATGCTTATTGGCGTCATTTTACAATTAGGGCAGACCGATATAAAACGACTTTTAGCCTATTGTAGTATCAGTCAAATCGGCTATGTGCTTTTAGGATTGGGATTAGGCACACCCTTAGGCATATTAGGCGGTCTCTTCCATCTACTAAATCACGCCGTGTTTAAGTCTTTATTATTCTTTAACTCAGGAGCAGTGGAATACGAGACTCATACTCGAGATATTACGAAAATGGGTGGTATTAGTCAAAAGATGCCTATTACAAGTTTAAGTTGGTTTATTGGTTCATTTTCCGCCTCAGGAGTTCCGCCTTTTAACGGTTTTTGGTCAAAATTAATTCTAATTATTGCCGCAGTCCAAGCCCAACATTATGTTTTAGCCGGCATTGCCGGGATTGCCGCGATTTTAACATTAACCTCATTTGTTAAGGTTCAAAGACAGGCATTTTTAGGTTCATT harbors:
- a CDS encoding proton-conducting transporter membrane subunit, with product MDKLIPLFMAIPIGSAFIIYLIGSILKARSRRFADIWSLLAVLILLLFSIYFLFQASFRSPILFFMGSWRPPIGITLVLDGLSCFILLIINFIALMAVLFSIDYMEKFTAKYKFYALLMLLIGGMNGIAMTGDLFNFYVFLEISAIASYVLVSFGVDSMELEAAFKYMVLASIGSIFILLSIALLYARTGTLNMADISQTLANNPNAPFLILISVLFIIGFGLKAALVPFHAWLPDAHPSAPAPISAMLSGVVIKVLGAYGLVRIFYNVLGMSHSVSLIILILSGLSMLIGVILQLGQTDIKRLLAYCSISQIGYVLLGLGLGTPLGILGGLFHLLNHAVFKSLLFFNSGAVEYETHTRDITKMGGISQKMPITSLSWFIGSFSASGVPPFNGFWSKLILIIAAVQAQHYVLAGIAGIAAILTLTSFVKVQRQAFLGSLPEHLAKIKEVPITMTATLIILTALCVSMGIMLIPSIRQIVLDSAQNAILIGTDYAKIVFERALQ
- the fabD gene encoding ACP S-malonyltransferase, whose amino-acid sequence is MEKLCFIFPGQGSQYVGMGKDLYDSFNRAKELYDTAEDILQLNIKKLSFEGPAESLQKTIFTQPAILVHSIVCFEILKDLGVEPHLACGHSLGEYTALYSAGVLSFESVLKLVKKRGELMFQEGERKPGTMAAILGLADDVVTELCNDTLGIVVPANFNAPGQIVISGEPEAVKQVCEMATQKGALKTIMLPVSGAFHSPLLEESAENFKEYLKSFEFYPPKFPIIPNRTGTVTDKIEEIRQALEEQLINPVLWTKSIQSAQTLGFTTFLEVGPGRVLSGLVKRIDKTLKVMNIGTAEELNNFNLK